The Daucus carota subsp. sativus chromosome 7, DH1 v3.0, whole genome shotgun sequence genome window below encodes:
- the LOC108194195 gene encoding uncharacterized protein LOC108194195 — protein MGSGFKKSGIAKHSTLKRVDHEIERHFAEEAYMEGFKKNLEKLDSIYRKCLANYIEAFALYPDNEKLQDLKLEYAYFFKIFEESSPSTRSLYSAHCSGSNSRSCTEEDNENKEKGT, from the exons GCTTTAAAAAGAGTGGTATAGCTAAGCACAGCACGCTGAAAAGGGTCGATCATgagattgaacgacactttgcggAGGAG GCTTACATGGAAGGTTTTAAGAAGAACTTGGAGAAACTAGATAGCATTTATAGAAAGTGCTTGGCAAATTATATCGAAGCTTTTGCCCTCTATCCAGACAATGAAAAGTTACAAgacttaaaacttgaatatgCATATTTCTTCAAGATTtttgaagaatcaagtccaagtACTAGGAGTCTCTACTCTGCTCATTGTTCGGGAAGCAACTCTAGATCATGCACCGAGGAAGATAACGAAAACAAAGAAAAGGGAACATAA